The Malaclemys terrapin pileata isolate rMalTer1 chromosome 2, rMalTer1.hap1, whole genome shotgun sequence nucleotide sequence GTATGCCAATTGTTTGCTGCCTTTCACCCCAAAGACAGCTGCATTTCCATGCTGCTGGGGtcggtgtgtgtgcgtgcgcacgtGTGCATAAAAAAATCAGTGACACTCTTTAGATTAAAAGGAGCTATATACATATTAAAGCTTTTCATCGCTACAGCTATTTAATGTTGGGTAGGCCAAATGAGtctgtagttttgttttttttgcttttttaaggaAAATGTGGAGACAGTATATATGAAAGATCAAACACAGTTTGCACTGTgtacttagggctagattgtgactagTTCTGCACAGGTGCACAAGGGGGTGGAAGGGCTGAAAATCCTGTCTCACTTGCCCTATCCCTGTTCACTAGTCacaatcttagggtatgtctacactacgggattaatccgaatttagataattcggatttgaaaaacaggttgtataaagtcgaaatgaatgcggccacactaagcacattactttggtggtgtgcgtccaagtaccggggctagcgtcgatttctgcaccgttgcactgtgggtagcaattccatagctatcccatagttcccgcagtctcccgcgcccattgggattgtgggttaagatcccagtgcctgatgggacaaaaaacatcatcgcaggtggttctgggtacagcctcacctcctccctccctccctgcatgaaagcaacggacggcagacaaccattttcgcgccttttttcctgggtgggtgaacactgcagactccataccacggcaagcatggagcccgctgagctcaagacagcagtcatgaatattgtaaacacctcgcgcgttctcgtggagtttatgctcagccaggaccagaaaaacgaggcgaggaggcagcggcagcgcagcgacaagcatgatgaggacatggacacggacacggatacagaattcagtgaaaccacaggccccggtgctttggagatcatgttgttaatggggcagattctatccatggaacgccgattctgggcaagggaaacaagcacagactggtgggaccgcatagtgttgcaggtctgggacgattcccagtggctgcggaactttcgcatgcgtaagggcactttcatggaactttgtgacttgctgtcccctgccctgaaacgccagaataccaagatgagagcagccctcacagttgagaagcgcgtggcgatagccctgtggaagcttgcaacgccagacagctaccggtcagtcaggaatcaatttggagtgggcaaatctactgtgggggctgctgtgatgcaagtagccaaagcaatcactcaggtgctgctacgaaagtttgtgactctgggaaatgtgcaggctatagtggatggttttgctgcaatgggattccctaactgtggtggggcgatagacggaacccacatccctatcttggcaccggagcaccaagccaccgagtacataaaccgcaaggggtacttttcaatggtgctgcaagcacttgtggatcacaagggacgtttcaccaacatcaacgcgggctgggcgggaagggttcatgacgctcgcgtcttcaggaacactactctgtttaaagggctgcagcaagggacttactttccggaccagaaaataaccgttggggatgttgaaatgcccatagttattcttggggacccagcctaccccttaatgccatggcttatgaagccatacacaggcagcctggacaggagtcaggagctgtttaactacaggctaagcaagtgcagaatggtggtagaatgtgcatttggccgtttaaaaggtcgctggagatcattattgactcgctctgacctcagccaaagaaatctccccattgttatttctgcttgctgtgtgctccacaatctctgtgaaagtaagggggagacctttatggtggggtgggaggctgaggcaaatcgcctggctgctgattacgcgcagccagacaccagggcaattagaagagcacaccatgaagcgctgtgcatcagagaagctttaaaaaccagtttcatggctggccaggctacagtgtgaaatatctgtttgtttctccttcatgaaaacccaccccctttattgactgattttttgtaaggaacccaccctgccccttcccccagctttctttcaaaccaaataaagtcactatcatttaaaaatcatttattctttattaatagattagaaaaagagggagggaacccgggtggtatttgggaggaggattgctgggaaggaaaaagccacaaagaaaaggttaaaaaaatgacagccttttggttgggctgtctactggggtggaatgggaaggtgtacggagcctccccctcccgtgttcttacacatctgggtgaggaggatacggaacatggggaggggggagggtggaacaggggctgaagcggcagtctgttttccagcagccgttcctgaacctccaccagacgccggagcagccccagcgttgcatccttcatcctctggtcttcctgccgccacctctcatctcgagcgtctctcctctcctcacgttggtccctcctctcctcacgttggtccctcctgtcctcacgttcactgacttctttcctatactttgaaactgtttccttccactcattcacatgagctctgtcactgcggctggattccataatttccgaaaacatctcgtctcgcgttctcttcttacgacgccttatctgtgataacctttgggatggaggagggaggcttgaggaatttgcagctgctgtagggaggggaaaaaagagagaattgttttaaaagctacattttgcagaacaatgcttatactctttcacggtgaccaacactgttcacattacatagcacatgtgatttctgtgcaaggtcgcattttgcctcttaatgctgagtgcctgtggctttgctgctagagatcacaggtctgggcaacagaattcggcttccatgcggccatggtaagcttctgcgccctcctttcccacataccaagcatagcttgtagagtgctgcagaagcctggccaatctcagccagttgtgggggggggcagtgtgggggggcttgtctgggccccttcaggcaagtagagtgctgcggtttttctgttaacattcagcagcaccagaaaacaaactaacccccccccccctcgccatgaattctctgggatgatcgctgtacccctcccccccaccgcgtggctggtatcagggaagatccctgcaggcaccaaactaacccctcccccccccgccgccgcccccctcccgccatgaattctctgggatgatcacagtacccctccccccaccacgtggctggtaacagggaagatccctgctagccaaacgcgaaaaactcagggccaatttcccatctgcgcttggctaactgcagggaaggatttattttccaccacaggcaaacagcccagtaggaacggccacctctgtccccttaattaagttcccgtatttcaaccaggttaccaggagtgatatcactctcctgaggattacacaacaagataaagaacggatgttgcttgaatgccagcaaacactgggaccatacgctgccaggctttgtcaggcaatgataccagattacttgctgcaagcatggcgtggtcaagtgtcctaccatggaggaaggaataaggatgcactgcccagaaaccttctggcaaggctttcggagtacctccaggagagcttcatggagatatccctggaggatttccgctccatccccatacacgttaacagacttttccagtagctacagacttttccagtagctgaactgaccgtgaatgcaaagtcaggcaaagtaatcattaaaaaccgtttgcttttaaaacaagttttatattttaaaaggtaaactcacctgaggtcccttccatggggtcagagtcttgggtactggcttgggaggcttgggagggtacttcagtcagggtgagaaaaagatcctggctgttggggagaatggagtgctgtgtgctctctgcaagctcatcctcctcctcctcctcctcctcctctaccccatcggcagaatcctcaggcgtcgctgatgagactatccccgacccagaatccacgaacaaaggtggggtagtggtggcagccccccctagaattgcatgcagctcggcgtagaagcggcatgtccgcggctctgacccggagcgaccgtttgcctcctttgttttttgataggcttgtctgagctccttgactttcacgcggcactgctcagagtccctattgtggcctctctccatcatgcccttggagattttttcaaaagtttttgcatttcgtcttttagaacgaagttctgcaagcactgaatcctctccccatacagcgatcagatccagtacctccctcacggtccatgctggtgctctttttcgattatcagcctgcatggttacctgtgctgatgagctatctatggtcacctgtgctctccacgctgggcaaacaggaaatggaattcaaatgttcgcggggcttttcctgtctacctggccagtgcatccgagtttagattgctgtccagagcggtcacaatgatgcactgtgggatagctcccagaggccaataccatcgaattgcggccacactaaccctaattcgaattgctaaaatcgattttggcactactccgctcgtcggggtggagtacagaaatcgatttaaagggccctttacatcgaaataaatagcgtcgttgtgtggacggttgcagggttaattcgaattaaagctgataaatccgaattaaagtcgtagtgtagaccaggccttagtctcagCAGTCCCTGAGTGAAAAGATGTAACCTGACTAGCAGTGACTTCAGCATCAGCCTGTCACAATGGATGGGTTATATGCATCCTTTAAAAGGTTCTAATAGTGGGTTACTTTGATCTATGCTCTCAGAGGCATTATGCCTGGGGAGGTGCATCATACATTTCCGCTGCAAAGCCATGCAGATTAAGATGATAATTTAGCTCTATTGTTAGGATCATGAAAACTCAGACTCCTTTAAAACCAATTAGGAAGTCCTTTTATTTTAGTCTGTTTTTGCGTATTGCTGATTCTTTTCTTGATCTTAATTTATTGGAATATTTAATCTCCATTGCCTAGATATATAATACATTTGTTAGAAATACATTAACTCTAAATTCTCCTTCTAAAGGAGATAAGCATGACAGTGAATGAAGCTTGACAGTGAATACCTAGCCAATCTATGTAACAAATGAGTCTATATTATAAATTACAGTGGTAGGCAAGAAATACTGATCACCCTTTTTTGTACTGTGGTAATtgattcttcttgaattgtgccATCTGGTCTTTCTTAGGTGACTGACTGACTAAGTAAtatgattaataaaaaaaaaatagatttgtggtTTGCCTTGCTACTGTACTATATATGATGTTCAAAAGTTTGCTATTGGCATCTACCATCTATATGCCTAATAAACCAAAAATGATCACTTTGTGTTCTGTAACATCCGTACAATCTTTGTGACTTCAACTGGGTTACAATAGAGTTGACTTCATTGGGTTTACATGGGTGTAATAGACCAGATTTTGTTCcccaagccttccccccccccattttttttattattacttatcTCTGtaagattcatttaaaaaaatatgcccCAATCCCACTATCCACTTATGTAATAGGTAATTTTGTTGAAGTAAACTGGACTACTCCCATacttaagttaagcacatgcttaagtgctttgctgcatcaTGGCCAGATTGCTTGTGAGGAGCGCCAAACTGCTGGTAACTGAGACAGGTATAGAATAATCAACTGCTGCATTAGTTTCTGGATTTTAACATGGGCAGATCACCTCTCTGAGGTCCATGGTCACTGCTAAAGATAGCAGCAGGAGTGCCACGAGTTACAGCGGTGGTTTTTGTGAGGTGAACATTTGTGTAATCAGTGGCAACTTTACTTTCATAAAGGCTGCAGAATCATGCCTCCGTGTTTTACCTGTTTGTTTCTGAGCGATACACTTCAATTTattaatatttctaaaaataTGGCCATTTTATGCATGAAATGTTTGTATATTAGAAATAatactgaatgaggtaggggaccTGTGGAAAAATAGCAtatggtcatgtaattaaagactgtatcgtaAGTTGCACAAGCCatcttaattctagcatttcctaacatttgagggtttgattttgcaaccttaatgttctttatcttttaaaaatgtgatttcttaatattttcaaaaagcaaacagaatttcTGTGTTTTTCAATCATGTGAAACCAtattgcccccttcccccccaaaaaatcatggaTAATCAAGAGGGTTTTAGATCCATAGCTGAGTAATTGGTAAGCAGATATCCTCTATGTGGACTGGCACTACAGAGGGAGGAGACATATGCTTTACCTAGTAGGTTTGACACCTGTTTGCTGAAAACAGAGGAATAGTGAGACTCAGGACTCCTTGGCTGATTTCCAGGTTCTGGATAAGAATGCATTCTAGTGGTTATAGAcccttctgcccctgccccctctaCTCCTCTCCAGTTTACCCTGGCTTCTgtctcataagaatggccatactgggtcagatcaaaggtccatccagcccactatcctgtctactgacagtgaccaatgccaggtgtcccaaagggagtgaacctaacaggtaatgattaaGTGAttgctctcctgccatccatgtCCACccactgacaaacagaggctagggactccctatctgctcctcccagctcctggacctgtcctcctcccctcccaccagttTCTCACACCTCTGCATTCCAGTTAGGTGCTTTCCCATTAGCAGGAGGGGAACATCAACAAGACAGGAGATAATCTTTCTGCCCTGAGTGCCAGAACCTGATGCCACAGCCACCCCCAGCAGCAATTTCAGGTAAAGTCCTGCTCAATCCTGCTTCCTTGGGTGgggagcatgcccagtgcagatggaatctttggagaactttgctgccaaactctaacaagtccctgctgaaatttttcagaggcttataacttggtcaaTTTTGGATGAATTTTCACAGAACCAGCCAAAGGCACAGCCTTGGTACAAGAgcaacctcctgccccacacccagTGCCAAAGCTACTAGAGCTTCTCAGTGAAATGGTTGTAAGATTCTTTTTTAACATGtggaaaacaatatattttcccctAACCTTGTActaagaaatggctgaaccattttttgCTGATTATTATTCTTCTTTAAGAAAAATCTAACCTGAGATGGACATGAGGGGATGGAAAATTTCACTCAAACAGCTAAAGATTGGCAAATCTATAAGCAAATGGAGAAACATattcttataatggaaagtgttatacAACCTTAACTACAAGCAGTGCTTGACAGCTCCACCTATAGCAGGTTTGACAGCAAATAGGAGAAGCTACttcattcattaatgtttctcttttctttagTGCAAAAGCAAGGAGAAAAGGAGATGAGGCAGCATAAGCACAGCATAGGGACACTGAAAATATGTTAGCTCAACAAAGCTTATCAAGTGCCTCAGGGAGATCAACACTACAGTAAAATGTCAGGAACAATGAACTTTGCTAGTGATGCACAGTAGAACGGCTCATTGATGCGTAGGTATTTATATAAGATATTAGTCATAAGATGTATGTTAAAACTGATATTATCACAAATGTTTGTGAAGCTTGCCATATCCACCAATGAACAGAACTTTCTGAGACaagaacagtatttttttttctcctgggaaaaatcatgagtttttccCAGTTAGTATTTTTCCCCTCAGCTTCACAGAGATGTGTCACTATTTCAGCAGAGGAAACAGCTCTttatgcaaccccccccccaacaaaacaaaacaaaacaaaacaaaaacagccttTTGCCTGCTAGGACTGCCTTTCGATTTTCTAATAAAAATTGAGAaaaatctgaaacattttaaacccATGAAAAtgctatattttttttctcacacaagttttccccatgttaaaaatatttttcactcagTTTCAGTGGACAGAACCATTTTGAAATATAGTTAAAATGGGGTGAAAATAAGTGTGTTTTTTAATTGGTtctatttgtattgcagcagaaGGGGAATATTATTGGGTCAAGTAGTTTCCAAATGTTGTTGGATTATAGCTATGAAATGCTTTATTTTTATGTTACAAGAGAGCCTGTTAAAATATGATCAGTGAAAACTATGCGCTAGAAAAGGAACTCTAAAAATAACATCTTGTTAGTGCAGGTACCTGCTTCCTATGTAGGAGCTGAGTCATATCTGCTTCAAGTGTTTACTGCTGTCAATACTGCTGACAAAAGAGCTGTTGTGTTCTGCCTCATGCATCATCAACAACATTGACAGTAAACAGTAATTTTAAAATCCATACTGCtgatggggagggcggggggaagtATTGGTTGATTTTCGGTTACTAGGCTCACCTTGTATCCTGAGTTTGGGCATGAAGGAggcggtgtgtgggggggaatgcaCAGTCTTGGCTTTTGGTTTATAAAACAATTTAAACTTAAGGTGGAAATCACTGCTGGATAATTCATGTGGGGCCCAGAACTAAATTTTAATCTCTCTATGGCCGTTACAACTTTTTAAAGCTCACTCCCCTAGTATGATAGTTTTGATGATGTTTCCTTCAAAAAGCCTCTGATTAATTGGTGGGGCTGGAATTACTGGTGTTGTTTCAGCCACAGTTTTCTTTGCAAACCAATATAAGAAAAAATGTTGTACCACAGCAGTGGGGCAGCATTTACATATGCTAACTCCCTTAATAGGGACTGGGGGATGGGTCATGTATTTCCCCttgtaatactttaaaaatgtatttttttcaggCAATTTATACCTCATCACTGCCCACAGCTGATATGATAAATAAGTTAGAAGTAGGGAGCAAAATTGAGTTAATATAGGACAATTGTGTCTGTCATCTGCTAATCATCCTTTCAGCTCTGCTTCTTAATCAGCTCATTACATTGCATTTTGATTTTCTTGATAGCCTGCAACTACTTTATATATTCGTAGTTCTCATCCAATATGGTTTTTAATGCTGAAATGCTCAGCTGCCTCGCTGGATCATCATTTGTATTTGAGTGTAAATCGGTTAAAAACAAGAATATTTAAACCACACAGAAATGTTCCTATTATAATTTAGTGATGTTTTCAGTTCCCATTTCTTACCAATTACAAGCTGATTTAACATTCTGGATTTTGAAGAACATACTGAATTCCATTGTTTTGTCTGTAGGGGCTTCAAAGGCTTTTGCAACTTGTTTGCTATGAAGCATTACCTACTGCTTGAAAGTTTAGAGCTTTGGACCTATGATCTAGGGAACTGGGTTCACACTAATGATATATCATGAGGTAAATAGCAATGCGCTGAGAAAACAGTGACGTTCTACTCCAGAGGAGAGCGTTCAGTAGTTGCATGACGGCAAGAGAGCCCTTAAAGAgagagtcatttttttttttgaactgttGTCTTCTAGTTTCTATAAGAGAGCTTGAAATCTCTAGCggcatgatccaaagcccatccaAGTCTAAaggaatcttttcattgacttcaatgaacatTGGTTTAGTCCAAGATGAATATACTGTATCAATGCAATTCGTGCAGTAATGTATTCCATGCAAGAATAGTGGGTATAAAGATATCATTATGACAACTAGtaagtatttcttttgtttagtcTCACTGTTTTGTGTAAGTCCAGTCTTGCTAGGCACTGCTAGAAGAGTTTATACATTAAGTCAACTGAGGATTAGCAAATTTGGTCAATTTGAAACTAGGTTAGATACTCTATTCAAGGTGTTGACTTCTCTGCATGGCTTGTGTGACTGGTAGAAGCATCCCAATGATTCATTAATCTTACAGTGACAACACTGAATACATTTTCTAAATCTAGGAATAAACTGCCTGCTCAATTTTATACAGCTATTGAGCAAGTAAATAGCATTGCCTCCCCTACTGTTCATATACCACATTAGAAAAGGTAGGAATTAGTCACAGATTCTAACTTGAAATGACTCTGCTGGAGCGCTAGCTGCTCAGCCAGAGTAAGGGAATGATTCAGAAAGAGACATATGTAGCTCTGGCAGGGTTTAGACTTCTTATGAGTCCTCCCAATTTGAGGTGGAAGACAGGAGACTAAAAGATATGTTCTGGAATCATCATATCACAGCATCAGGATGGCAGTGTTAGAAAGAGAACAGTCACTGGCCCAAGGAGGGGGGAGCATCACGCTGATGATAATGTAAGTGTTGTTTTGCTCTGGGCCCTTAAAGTGGCAATAAACTGATTATCGATATTTTTAGTTATGGCGGTGTCCCAGACAACAGCCCAGGAGCAGACTATAGTTAATCGTAATGTGGTTGGAGAAGAGGAAACAGCATAAGGACTATCTCTATGTTTTAGTATGATAGTCTTTCCTGTTGGATTAAGATTACTGTCTTCCCTGGATGGTAAGAAGATCGTTTATTGAGGAATAAGTGAAATAAACCTGTATTGAGGAAACACAGCAAATGAGGAAAGCTGGGGTGGTTTGTCTGTTCTTCGATAATAGTTTGATCAAACAAGAAGGCTGCCCACATTCTTTCCCAGTTTGAAATGGACCATAAATGTACGGATCTGTGGGATTGAAGAAGGAACTCTGAATGGGTCCAACGTCTTAATTTTGTGTACCAAGTAAATGGTTTAAAAGCGTATGTGGCAAATTAATACTGTAATAGCGTGTTTTACTTTGGCTACTTGTTGATACTTATACATGTGGCATACTAGGCATTGTCTCAGTTA carries:
- the LOC128831268 gene encoding nucleolar protein 58-like, coding for MEGTSAAANSSSLPPPSQRLSQIRRRKKRTRDEMFSEIMESSRSDRAHVNEWKETVSKYRKEVSEREDRRDQREERRDQREERRDARDERWRQEDQRMKDATLGLLRRLVEVQERLLENRLPLQPLFHPPPSPSVTDLQLPFFALENIRAFCLTC